In the genome of Carya illinoinensis cultivar Pawnee chromosome 13, C.illinoinensisPawnee_v1, whole genome shotgun sequence, the window CTGAAGAATGTGGGAAATGGATTTTTGTATGAGTGTAAGTCTGTTGCTTATAATGCGTCTAAAGAATGTATAATGACgccatatataataaataacatcaGTAGAAATCAAGGTGTAAACAATTCGAGTTCAAGCAAGTAGTGGGCTGTTAAGCTCTGTTCGGGTAATTGTTATTTTAAGAGTTGAGTTTGAGCTTAATATTGAGTAACTTTTATGTTCATGAGcagttcatttattttttgagcaAGTTAAAGCTTGTTCAGGaatttttataaacaaaattttgtgttcttgtgaatatttttatatagtttatACAAACATGTTGATGATTATGTTAGAAAAGATTCAAACAACACTATCGTATTAGGATTATGATTTCTTCTTATCCTTTCACATGCTTGGGATATTCTCATTATAGCATTAAGAATGATAgtacacaaaataataaatacgatACCAGTCACGGCAAGCTTTATAGGAGTTGAGTTGTTTAAGAATTGATTTTGTGTTCATGAATAGCTTATTATGAATTAAGCCAAAGTCGAGTATAGCAGAGTTAATTCCAAGTGACTTTTCGAGTAGTCTTGTTTATTTATAAcattaagtaaataatcttatTTCCAAAATTAGGAACTTTGCCTTCTGAGATGCtctgtcatttaaaaaaatcaacttgAATGTATCGTTCTGTAAATATGTCCTTGAAGGAATATACTGTTTATTTGGCTATATCATGTGTTACAATTCTTTACGAAATGAAACAGATACTTTGAGTAGGAAAGCTTCATGGCAAAGTACCTTTTAAAAGTTTAGGTAATATAATAGATACTGTTTCCTTGTTTATACTTGTTCCTCCAGAAGGCAACCTTCTGCTTTGGGCTTGTGGATCTTTAGAATTGAGATTGAGATGCCATTTCTTTCAGTTCAATCATGTAGTTAAATTTTAGTTAGTCAAATGTATAGTCTATTAGTGGTTATCTATCTGTTTGTGGACAATACAGGCTTAAGATGTGAGATCATAATATAATTGATGATTTAATGATCTTATGATGAGGATATATCGTGTTTTCAGGTTCATGCTTCGTCTGTGATTAATTTGTTGCAGTCTGACATAAAGACAGCCTTAAAATCTGCTTTCAGTATTTTGGATGGTCCATTGTCTGTCAATGATTGGTGCAAAGGCCGCAATCCATCCGTTGATGCTGGAAGCACGGGCGATGGATTTTCTGCTGAGTCTTCTATAAGTGAATGCAGAGATTCTTCCAGTACTGTTGGAGAACCAATGAGTCCATCTCAGTCTTCTGCTGGTGGAGCATCTTCTCTTAAAGGTATAATTATCCTTGTATACACATTGGCTTTCAGTTATAGGCAGTTTGACCATTGATGCAGTCTCTAGTGCAACAGATAGAGCAAAAGTGGATGAGACATGCCAAAGGAGATCTAACCAAGAAATCTGTGCCTCAGAGTCAGAGCAGCAACAAAGCAGCCGGCTAAGACCAACACTTCTTGTTCTTCCTTTGCCTGCTATACTTGTTGGGTATGATACCTTGTTAAAACAAATTTTACATTGACATCTCAAACATCAAATTATGTACCAATAGCATTTTGTTTATATGGAGAAAGCCTATTTGCAAGGACCAAAGGGAGACATTCATAACAATAAGAGGCTTAATACATCTTGTTAAAGACAGAAACACGAATCTTATCATAATAAAACTATGGAAATTCACTCATTTTTCTCATCCGAATTAGACGTCAAGAACACTTCACAGAGATCTCAAGGACTCCTGGTTTTGAAGACTCTATTCATCCCTTAGAGTGGCTATTGTTACCATCGATTAGAGATTTGAGCATAACCTTAGCAATCAAATAATCTAATATTTTTGCATTAAGAGACGTCAAATGACATATGTGCCACCTTTAATTTGGCAGAAGGGTTGCGACCTAATTATATTAGGCGCAGTGGAAGAAAAGCCTAaattgggggagagagagagagagaggggaaaaaaaaaaaaaaaaaaagcagcaatgaacaaagggaaaaataaatatgGGAATGAAATTTTTTCTCCTTACAATAGGAAACATAAACATAGTTTTGATGCCTCAATGAGCCAGCTGATCAACCATACGGCCATAAAAAATATCAGTTATTATACTATTTATATTGAATTGTATGATATATGAGTTACATTTTCTGATATGAAATTGCTcatcaaaagaaaacaaaagtctCTGACCTGGGATAAATATATAGGCATTTCAAAACATAGGTAAAACATGTATTGGTATTATGGAAACTGGTTGTATCGACATGTCATTAGACTTTGTGAGCAACCTTTGGCAtgtattagaatattaattggCATTTCTATTGTGTTAAACACTCAGGTTTCTAGCCCACAATTCAGTGGGTTTTAACAGAATGTCTTGCTGgttaaaaataaaccaattagATTATTGCCTGTCCATGTTCGTGCAGTTGAGATTTAGGAAGAGTTCCTGGCTTCTGCTGCCGCTTTAATTTAAACTTACAGCCCATGTATTGACAGACAAAAATAAGCACCATTACAGTTGAAGTGGTTCCTTCAAATAATGCCCTAACTGCTTTTTGTTATCAGATCCTTTGCAAAATGCTTTAGAAATATCACTGGTTAGcaaaatttcttatatttgattttctttaaaagagtTCCATACTAGGGCCAACCACCTTGACCAAATGCCTCttgacatccatacatacaaCTGTGAATTCAAGTCATTTTGTTTTATACTAGTTTACTAGACCACCCTTCTTATTTTGTAGGAgagatataatattttgtaactGATAAGGTGTTGTGGTATATAGCAAATAAAGAGAACAAGCATAACAGCCCTTTACCGCAACTACAAGGTTGGAACCAAAAAGGGttatagaagatatttttccAAGTTAGCAATTTTGAACCTTTTCAGTAATCCATGTACTCAATTCTTTCCTTGAAAGATGTctgggattagttgggactttgttccaaacacccggtgccaatcaaaaataaaaaatataattctttCCTTGACTGTGTCTCTTAAACTCCTGCTCAGTCAGAAGAAAGAAAGTGGTTGAAAGAAAGATATTACTAGATGGTTCTAGTCATCTGCTCGCATAAGATGTTAGTGGAGGATTTGCTTCAAATAATGAGGTTTTACTTTGTTCTATGGATTTTTTATGGCTATGATGGACTAAGACAGGCTGCTTCTCGTAGTTTAAGTTGATGCTCCATATGTGGAGATACTTACAAATTATGTTTTTCATTATAGGTACCAGGATGATTGGCTTAAGACGTCTGCAAGCTCCTTGCAACTTTGGGAGAAGGCTCCTTTTGAACCATACGCATTACAGAAACCTGTAAGTCCAATACCCAAGCAGTTGCCCCACATATTGGTGAATGcaacatttttcattttctgcatttctgtaattttcattttgaatacTTTTATAATTTGCTTTCCTTTTTTCAGTGATTTTGCAACTTTGTTCATTAATTGTTGCAGATTACTTACAATGTTATATGTCCAGACATTGATCCACTAACTTCTGCTGCTGCTGATTTTTTCCAGCAACTAGGAACTGGTGAGTGGGTGGTGTTTTTATGCTTCAAGTTGAGATGAATCAGTTGTTACTTAGTTTGTACTCGCATAGACGTTTGAAAGTTTTACATTGTTATTTTTTCTgaaagaagtttttattttatcctAGTAGCGATGAACCAACTTGATGTGGATTATTGGTGCTTATGTCTACTATGTGTTTTCCTGTCCCACTTCTATTGAAAACACCATTCTCCATGATGATACATAATGAGAGTGGTTCTTAAACAGAAGGCCTTTCCTATCCACACTATCCAGAATTTGGGTTACAGTAAAATATCTAGCATTTTGAGTTCCATCACTTGAAATTGAAGTTATACTTCATGTCATTCTAATGCCCCAGATGTTCATGCTTTCTTTCATTTAGAATACTTGTATATTTTCATCTAACTGATATCTTTTTAAgcttgtttttgttcttttaaaagaaaagaatgtaatggagtatattttttctctttctatatTGTTTTGTTCTCTACAGTGTATGAGACGTGTAAACTGGGTAGTCATTCACCACAAAGTTTGGGCAACCAAATGGAAATCGACTCAGCAAAATGGTCATCTTCTGGTTTTGTTCTACTTGATTGTCCTCAATCAATGAAGATAGAAAGCAGTAACGCATCTCTTGTTGGCTCAATAAGtgattattttctctctctttccaatGGTTGGGACTTGACAAGCTATCTTAAGTCCCTTTCAAAGGCACTAAAAGGCTTGAAACTTGGTCCATGCTCGTCCACAAACCCAAAAGAAGGAAGCAGTAGTCCTTGTATGGTGGGTGGCAAGTACTATTTTTCATCACTTTGTAGATTGAAatgttctttcttctttttcattattcCTAACTATGGCGGCTAACTTATAGGTTCCAATGATGTAGTAGGATGCTGTCTTAAACATTTTTCTTACAATATTTGGTGGATTTTAGTCTTCATGGGAATTGCGCTATGGCATGTTATTAGGCCTTCAATGTACTCTGATAACAATTATATGTGGGGAAGAACatttttactaaattttttcattttttttaattgattttccATGATCTGGAGCATCTACATGTTTTTTAATTGCTTGTAATACATTGAGCCTTAAAGCTGAAGTTTCATTATCTGAGCTGATGGAAGTTGTTCAACTCATATTTAATGATCTTGTGTTTGATGTAGTTCTTATTTATTGATTTAGTATCATggctttgcttttttttttttaaaaaaataaaaatttacttataaaaaaaatgttagtatCATAGCTTTGCTTTTCTGAAAGAAGTATCACATTGTTGGTATTTTCTGTTCCCAACAAATGATCTTGGATGCATTTTAGGCTCTCTCATGCAAGTGATTTATACTCTTAGATCAATAGAAGCAAAATGCATTTTCTTAGAATTGGTCAAATTGGTTCTGAAGTTAATTGCATGTGATAGCTCTGGAAATGATTCTGGGGTGAGGCGCTGGAAATGATAGCTCTGATTTAAAACTTCCAGTAGGCAATTGATCAccgcctatatatatatgtggaaatttgtttttaacatTATGCATGCTGCTTATGACTAGTTTATCTTGGCCAAACAGATATGAATTTCCCTGTGCTTTCTATCCAGGTAATATATGTGGTGTGCCCTTTCCCTGAGCCTACTGCAGTTCTACAAACTGTCGTTGAGTCTTCTGTTGCTGTTGGATCAGTCATTCTTCAGTCAGATAGGGAGAGAAGATCTATATTGCACAGTCAGGTTGGGAAGGCTTTAAGCTGCTCGGCAGCAGTGGATGAAGCAACCATATCAAACGTTTTAGTACTTTCAGGGTTTAGTATTCCTAAATTGGTACTGCAGATTGTGACAGTTGATGCCATTTTTAGAGTTACAAGTCCATCACTTAATGAGCTTGTCATCCTTAAGGAGACTGCCTTCACTGTTTATAACAAGGCTCGTCGAATTTCTCGAGGATCCTCTAATGACATAGTCCAGCCATCATCAATATCTAGCAGATCTCCCTCAGTCCTGACACAAATGTCTTCTCCTATGTCAGGGATGTGGAAGGACTGTGTGGGTCCTCGAATTACTGGGCATTCCCTTCCCAGAGAAGGTGAAATCGATGCTAGCCTGAGGAATAATTCTTGGGATAATTCTTGGCAGACTAGGACTGGAGGTTTAAGTTGTGATCCAATTAGAACAGGGGATTATACAGTTCAAGATGAAATTCGTTACATGTTTGAACCTCTTTTTATTCTCGCAGAACCTGGTTCCATAGAGCATGGAATTTCACCAGCGTTTTCTGGTAATATAGTGTCAGACTCTACAAAGACATTGTCTGATGATAGCAGTGGAGGATTTATGCAGGGTGCAGGCTTAGCAGGAACTGCAGACGTTGGATCAAGCTCTCATCTTGATGGATCTGAAACTGATGGCTTTGGATCTAGCCATCAAAAGACTTCTCCAAGCCTACATTGTTGTTATGGGTGGACAGAGGATTGGCGTTGGCTTGTAAGCATCTGGACAGATTCAAGGGGAGAATTGCTCGACAGCCATGTATTCCCCTTTGGTGGAATCAGCAGTAGGCAGGACACGAAGGGTCTGCAATGTCTTTTTGTTCAAGTTCTGCAGCAGGGCTGTCAGATACTTCAGGCATGCTCTTCTCCTGATATCGGTGTTGCCAAGCCTAGAGATTTTGTGATTGCGCGCATTGGGAGTTTCTTTGAACTTGAATACCTAGGTATATGAGTTTCTTCCACGATGTTATGTTTCTAGTCTTTCAGGTCTAGTGTTGTGAAATTACTACCATTTGCATTGTTGATGATTTGTTCCATTTTGTCTTCTTTGTAGTTGAATAGTAAGTAGTAGCTGGCTTACAGCTGTGCACTGTTGACCAGATCAACAATGTTGCAGCTTTTAATTGCTAAAATAATGAAATCCTCTCCCTCTAAGCTCTTCCCACTGGCATGTAGTCTGGTGGGAAAAGATAAGTTTGCATATTTTGGGATCTAGTTGACAATTTTACCATGAGAAGAACCGACATAGCATGtagcaatttttattttatttcctctTCACACTTTGATTGTTGATTCTATGAATTTCTAATTAAATCTGTTTGGTTCATATGTGGAAAGCATTTTCAACTGGATTGtaaattgtattttatatatttatttctgattttagaattgaaatttttttgtgtatttggattGTAAACAGAGTGGCAGAAAGCCATCAATTCAGTTGGAGGCTCTGAGGTAAAAAAATGGCCCTTGCAACTTCGACGATCTATGCGCGACGGAATTCCAGCTAGCAGTAATAGTACATCCTTACAGCAACAGGAGATGAGCTTGATTCAAGAGAGAACCCTACCTACCTCACCTAGTCCTTTGTATAACCCTCATGCTAAAGCAACTGGCTTTATAAAAGGTGGTTTAGGACAACCTGCTGCAAGGAAGCAGCTTATGGGTGGGCAGACACTTGTTGACAACTCAAGGGGCTTGCTTCAGTGGGTGCAGAGCATCAGTTTTGTCGCAATTTCAGTTGACCATTCTTTACATCTAGTTTTTCAAGCAGATTCACCATCTCCTGGTAGACTCTCACACTCTCCtttatttctatttcttcttcccTTAAATGTGTTCATCCATCAATAAAGCCAGGTAATATGCATCATTCATGTGGGCCACTGAAAACTTATGAGCTTGGGCATGTGCATGACAGTTTCTCTGCTTGCTTTTAGAACCTTGATCGATTTATATATCTGTGATACTGACTGTATTTCCGTTTTGCCATTTCTCTGCATAGCAAGGGATTGCATATATACATGAGCCATGTATGGAAAATGCATTGATTgtggaaatatatatttagattttctctattctttttcttcttttgctttccCAGTTTTTGGTGGGTGGTCtttgtaaaagttgttttggttttatgttttttcaaattacaaaaatcaatgcaaatcatttgattaaaattatttttgagagatttttttttttgtgtaaaaaATTTGTGGGCTGAAGGtcagatttttaaaatataaatacttttgaGAAATTTCTCTTTGCCAAACAAGGCCTGAAGTTGGCGTTTCATAAAATCTCAAGTTTTCAAGAAAATCTTACGTCTAAGAAAGATCTCAGTTGCTTGTATTTGAAAGTATGGAACCTGTCTATGTTGATACACCTCCAATAGATGTTCTGAATTCCTATGTTCTTATGTGTATCTTATGCTTAGATTTTTTTTGACGTATGGCATGTTGTTAGTGCAATAAAAGCCTCtgctttcaaaatattttaagaaaataacagAAAATGTAGAAATGGAAAAACCCAAATGAATTGTCACGTTCTGCCCAAAGAgggaagtaaatttttttagtgtcctgtgtacttggattGCAACATCTATGCTACTACTCATCGAAAGGATTCAGCTCTAGAGCATTAGCATTGGGTTcatcaaattcatcttcaaaatttgatgaaaagtacacatttttcataaattcaaaaccttcatatctataattccacattggattagccattaaattcatcaaaataataatataatattattttcttaataataatatttttaattttttttcttcatattttgtaattatactagccatatggacattaatagtttaatttagtacttaaataatttattcccaactaatttagaataaaataaaataaaaccattgcatattaaaattagaataaaatattagtttgaatgtggaatagtagaccttcaaatttgaaggaagagCAACAATTACTGTAGCTCAAAGTTTCCCAAATACctatttgatgaatccaatgtaggttcattttaagtaaattcatcaaaatttgaagatgcattggcttttgatgaagccaatgctagTGCTGAGGTGGTCAGTGGGATCTTCACCCCCCTTCTTTGGTAGCCCAAAGAGCCTTTGGTGTCTGGCAGTACTATGGTACTATCGTTAACCACAGTGCAATGTATCTATGGACTTGCCCTCGGTATTGGAAATTATAAACAATTGTGGGTATAAATATGTGATGGCTCGTACACATGAAGTGTTAGGTACTCTGGCCACTATTATTAAATAGTGTGCACAGCATGATTTGCAATTGAATGCTGTAAATAGAAATGTTTAGATTGTGGTATTGACAGTAAACGTTGTGCAGGAGGTGCTCAAGGGGGCAGTGGTATGGGACCATCTGGCTATCTTGAAGGGTTCACCCCTGTAAAGTCTCTTGGTTCTACGTCTGCTTCCTACATTTTGATCCCATCACCTAGCATGCACTTTCTCCCTGCAACACCTCTTCAGCTCCCAATGTGCCTCACTGCAGAATCACCACCCCTGGCCCATCTCCTCCATAGCAAGGGCTCTGCAATTCCGCTTTCCACTGGTTTTGTAGTTTCAAAAGCCATACCTTCCATGAGGAAAGACTATAGAAGCAACTTGAAAGAAGAATGGCCTTCGGTTCTTTGTATCAAtcttattgattattatggagGCACTAGCATTATCCAAGACAAAAGTGTTAGAGGTATTAATAAACAGGGAGGTAGGAGTTTAAGCTCTGAAGCTAAAGATTTCGAAATTGAGACCCATTTAGTTCTTGAGTCTGTTGCGGCAGAGCTTCATGCACTATCATGGATGACTGTTAGTCCAGCATACTTAGAGCGACGGACTGCATTGCCTTTCCACTGTGACATGGTTTTAAGACTGAGAAGGCTACTTCATTTTGCTGATAAAGAGCTCTCTCGACAGCCAGGGAAATTGCATGTGTAGGAGGACATTCACACAGTAGGAAATGAGTCAGGACGGTGGAGATTTTATGGAACGGTGAGCGATGAATAGGCTGTGCTATGGTGCATCTGGTTTTCTATCCATGTACAATAATCAATGTAGTATGTTATCTGTATATGTGATTTTGATCCACCGATCCATCCGCAGTTTTGAATTTCCAAGCAAGTGATTGAAGAGTCTGGTTAGAAATAGTGAAgctatttgtaaaaaaaaaaaaaaaaaaaaaaatggaaatagtTAGGAGTAACGGATATAGCTTTGCTTGCAGATTTGTAGAATGTATATGAACGTTGTCGAcagcaaacatttttttttttttttaaatgttaacgTGATCATTTGTAGTAATATATTAATcggaaaagttaaaaatattcaGTTGTTGAAGCGGCTATCGGTGCATACTATTGGTTctgctttctctttttctttcctacatcACATACTTGGTGCAAATGCATGAAGCAGTAGAAAATTGGTGTATGTATTCAGCGATCGTTCCTTTCTCGAGAGAGAGCAATGGAATTGAGGTGGTGGGACTGGCTACCTCTCTGGTCAGAACCGGCATGAGTTCCAAACATCGATCTCAGGTCagtccttttgtttttgtttttgtttttatttttttttaactccttttaaaagttcaatctcataaaataaaaataaaaccttgATGCAACTCCGGGTGGTGAAATTCACTTGAATTATTTTGTAATCAACTCTTTCTACTTATTTATTTCCCAAGTAAAGTACAAAAACCAACGAGGATGAGGTGTTGGTGGTCAGTTGGCCCGTCCTGTCCAACCTACATTATAGGAGGGATTTTAAAACTGATCGTAATTAGTAAGAAACGAGATGTTAGGTTTTGTGTTGTCACCAGTTAAATTATTATAAGTCTTACGATGACGACAACTActggaaaggaaaatgatatccATGTTCGCAGTAATGAGATTTAGTAGATTCTAAGAAAAGACGGAacctctttttaatttttatgaaagcaagaaagaagaaagaaaatgattgaaaTGAAGAAGAGAAAGTAACATGGTTGTCACTAATTGCTGGGCTCCATTTGCCGAAAACTAAGTATTCAATTCCCACTAAGAGAAGTAATTAGAACGATGAATGCAAAATGGCCAACTTTGCTGGCCCCAGGAAGCATCTGCTGTCGGTTGGTTTTGGCTCCTCCTATTCCAGTTCAACATTTACCATACTTGCCTTATTTATATGTAAGACATATATTTCAGTCATTTCTAAACGTCCTTCCTTTACACCAATTACAACTATTGTTTGCATCTCAACAATGGTGTCTAATAATGTCAAGAGCCTAATAACTTGATGGCATAGGACCCGATTCTTTAAATGGAAAACCGGGTTTGAAACCCCACCccctttatcaaaaaaaaataataataacaatggtGTCAAATAAATTGGCAAGGTATTTCAACGCCTAGTCTATGGTGTCCATTACTTGAATGAAGCAtatatttgaagagaaaatcgaCCATAAAATTCCCTTCCAAATAGCTGAGTGGGAGGgtaccagagagagagagttataagCTCACTGGTCTGTAAAGTTCTAATATTATAACCATCCCATACAGCTAGCTACCTTTTCAACGTTAGGGTTAGAATCTTTCTTCTTTGTAGAAGTTTGATACCACGAGCCAAACTTTAAATAGCAATTCTTTTGCATTGAAGTGATTACACAAAGTAAGATTCGTTTAATAAGTAACGCTTACCTGAAAGTTCTAAAATATATCTAATCTATACATATGCAGAAATAAAGTGattttttcttactattttcCCCTTCGATATTCTATGTTTGATGacttctaaaattaaaaatttttcacAGACAACAGTTGGAGCTTTGTGACAATAGAACACTCAGAAGTCAAACTCACCTAAACTTTAATCAATTCTCTCAATGTCCATTTCACAAAGAAATATCTTCCCTTGTGGTAATGATTCATCCCAACCACAATTTCAAGTTATtattaattcctcaaaacaaACAGAAAATTGACACATATAGACCTGGCCCATTCAGAAACATCATCTGGAAGATTAAATGAAGCCACCCATGGCTGCTTTAAAGTTATCCTAGAACTCAAGAAAAGGGGTTGGCTCATTTGGTAAAGGTCTTGGTGGTATACTCCTTCTAAGTCTAAGGTTTAAATCTTCTTTGGgtgtaaataatttttagggACCATTGAATTGGGAAAATATATTCTTGAATTATCTGAGTTGCCCTAGCGAGAAACTCTTAGCCGAAGGCCTATGCACGGATTAGTCAGGATTTTCTTCTCAGACGCCCGGTGCcccaattatttaaaaaaaaaaaagtcaatccTAGAACTCAAAAACTAGACTTGAAACACTTTATTGGAATTCCTCCAGTTGGTATGGGTTATAAATTCATCCAGTTTCAAGTTCTTATAAAGGGGAGCAAAGGCTCAAACTCAATAATGGGCCAGCAGAATGATTTTACCATTTAGTTTCCAATCTCTTTGCACAAATTCTCATAGAAGTTCTGAAATGAGACCATATAGTATAGTGGCAAATGAAATACCAGACCGGTACCACATTTTTTACTCCCACTCAGAACCCTCTTTTCCTTACTCTTTTGCTCACATGCTctctgcatcaatgccaacaaaACATAGGCCCCACAGTCAATGTCCTTCACCACCCCGCAGCCACACATAATCCATGTGAATGAGAATCCATCAAGCTACAGCTCATCACCAGCTCTGCCCATCCACCTTCCCAACAATGAAAAATGTAGTAACAGGAAATGGCTGATCCAAATCCTTGACCAAAGCAAGCTAATAATGTAACTACTCATAATAACAAACTGCTGTTCTTCGGAAACGTAATGTAGAAGAAAAGAATTATTATAGCAAATGGATCACAAATACAAATGAGTAGAGACCAAACTCCAACATCCACCACCAGTCATAACATTTCTCCCCATGATCTCATTATTAGCCTAAATCTAAACctttgggggaaaaaaaacacaattaaataaaatatatattacaataccACAGAAAACACATCAATCACATCCAAACAAACACCATCATCAAATGAACATAATCAGCAATAACTAAGTTAACCTGGAAGTCccgaaaattaaaaataatcccAATCAAATCTCCCCTACCTCTCTCACAGTAATGAAAGATCGATACTCATCAATTTACACATAGAGGGGGAAAGGTTCAAAACAGAAATGAAGCATCATGCTGCTTTATCTATGTTGGTCATTGGAGTTGACCATAAAGCTCAGAAGAACAACCCGAAAGCGAGAGCTGCAAGAGACGCGAAGAAAGTGGGGATAAAGATAGTAGCTTCAGATGTTGGGCTTGGTGCTGGAGCGTCGGCTGCCGCGGCATTTTGCACAAAAGAGACAGCCACCAACACGATCAACATTGTCACAAAGAGCTTCAACTTCATTGCCTCCATTTCTCTAAATGCTAGGTGAAAGAAGCTCTGCAATTCCTTCCTCGGAGATGGGTTCTCTTTTAGCAACAGGGGAAGGAATGCTAGGATGCAGTGAAAGGAATGGCAGAGGGACGTGGATATttatagagaaagagagagagatgtgaacGTTGAGGGGACACACGGTACAGGGTGGCTTTGCCATTGTTGTCATACAGCtgtcaaaaaatgaatttgtgGGTCCCCACCTTTTGCTGTCTTCTTAGCTACTGTTTTGGCGTTATTTATGGAGTATTTGatattggaaaaatatagttgtaagcacaattgtgtactaatctgtgcatcaatatgacgtgattggtcaaaaagtagatttgattgaaaacagtgttaatttaaattttaagtatgaataaatcaatattagtacacagattagtacgcaactatgcttgtatgtagtaaaactctttgATATTTCCTTcctacattttatttatattattgttattctgtttgttatattataatatatgaggTGGAAATGATTTCTTTAGTTTTGGTTGGAAATGTGAGGCAGGGGGTGGTGAATTAAGTTGTTTGGAGTTTCTTTTTAGGTTAGGAGGGTGTGAATGTATATGTTTCACGT includes:
- the LOC122292101 gene encoding arabinogalactan protein 14-like, translated to MEAMKLKLFVTMLIVLVAVSFVQNAAAADAPAPSPTSEATIFIPTFFASLAALAFGLFF